One window from the genome of Rhodococcus sp. ABRD24 encodes:
- a CDS encoding ethanolamine ammonia-lyase subunit EutB, whose amino-acid sequence MTRYSKQISGTSYTFDGLVDLMAKATPLRSGDELAGCAAESDAERAAAQWVLADLPLGTFLDDLVVPYEDDEVSRLIVDSHDRVAFGAVSHLTVGGLRDWLLETAAGPDAAAALAAVSRGLTPEMVAAVSKIMRNQDLIAVARAITVTSAFRTTIGHPGTLATRLQPNHPTDDPRGIAAATLDGLLMGCGDAVIGINPATDSPQATSELVHLLDDIRQRFDIPVQSCVLSHVTTTLDLVYAGAPVDLVFQSVAGTEGANSGFGVDISLLREANEAGRSLRRGTVGNNLMYLETGQGSALSAGAHLGAGGRPVDQQTLEARAYAVARDLEPLLVNTVVGFIGPEYLYDGKQIIRAGLEDHFCGKLLGLPMGVDVCYTNHAEADQDDMDGLLTLLGVAGTAFVITVPGADDVMLGYQSLSFHDALYVRRVLGLRPTPEFEEWLRGLGMADADGRILPVDVESSPLRELVVGR is encoded by the coding sequence ATGACGCGGTACAGCAAACAGATCTCGGGAACGTCCTACACGTTCGACGGTCTCGTCGACCTCATGGCGAAGGCCACGCCGCTGCGTTCGGGTGACGAGTTGGCCGGGTGTGCCGCCGAATCCGACGCGGAACGGGCCGCAGCTCAGTGGGTACTGGCGGATCTGCCGCTCGGCACGTTCCTCGACGATCTGGTGGTGCCCTACGAGGACGACGAGGTCTCCCGCCTCATCGTCGACTCCCACGACCGCGTGGCGTTCGGAGCCGTCTCCCACCTCACGGTCGGGGGCCTGCGTGACTGGCTGCTGGAGACCGCCGCGGGTCCCGATGCGGCTGCGGCTCTAGCTGCCGTCTCGCGGGGCCTGACGCCGGAGATGGTGGCCGCGGTCAGCAAGATCATGCGTAATCAGGACCTGATCGCCGTCGCGCGGGCGATCACTGTGACGTCCGCGTTCCGGACCACGATCGGGCATCCGGGCACACTTGCGACACGCCTGCAGCCCAACCATCCGACCGACGATCCGCGCGGGATCGCGGCCGCGACGCTGGACGGTCTGCTCATGGGCTGCGGCGACGCGGTGATCGGTATCAATCCGGCGACGGACTCCCCGCAGGCGACGTCCGAACTGGTGCACCTGCTCGATGACATCCGGCAGCGCTTCGACATCCCGGTGCAGTCCTGCGTGCTCTCGCACGTCACCACCACGCTCGACCTCGTGTATGCCGGTGCGCCCGTCGACCTCGTCTTCCAGTCGGTCGCGGGAACTGAGGGCGCCAATTCCGGTTTCGGGGTGGACATCTCGCTGCTGCGGGAGGCCAACGAGGCGGGACGGTCCCTGCGCCGCGGCACGGTCGGGAACAACCTCATGTATCTCGAGACGGGGCAGGGTTCGGCGCTGTCGGCTGGCGCGCACCTCGGAGCCGGTGGCCGTCCGGTCGACCAGCAGACGCTCGAGGCGCGGGCGTACGCGGTGGCCCGGGACCTCGAACCACTGCTGGTGAACACCGTCGTCGGCTTCATCGGACCCGAGTACCTGTACGACGGCAAGCAGATCATCCGGGCCGGGCTCGAGGATCACTTCTGCGGCAAGCTGCTGGGCCTGCCGATGGGCGTCGATGTCTGCTACACCAACCATGCCGAGGCCGACCAGGACGATATGGACGGCCTGCTCACCCTGCTCGGTGTGGCCGGGACCGCCTTCGTCATCACCGTCCCCGGTGCGGACGACGTCATGCTCGGCTATCAGAGCCTGTCGTTCCACGACGCGCTGTACGTCCGCCGCGTGCTGGGGCTGCGGCCGACACCCGAGTTCGAGGAGTGGTTGCGGGGGCTCGGAATGGCCGATGCGGACGGGCGGATCCTGCCCGTCGATGTCGAATCGTCGCCGCTGCGGGAACTGGTGGTGGGGCGATGA
- a CDS encoding DUF779 domain-containing protein — MTAAPPRAVVTAAAASLLRHLADVHGPLMLHQSGGCCDGSAPMCFPLGEFVIGDRDVLLGVLDLRLGVGEAGATEPQDDDAVPLWISGPQFDAWKHTQLVLDVVPGRGAGFSLEAPEGLRLLSRGRVFDADELTALSTDTPMVGADWALGVRPGPSPLPLVVAEAADACPVPNRQS, encoded by the coding sequence GTGACCGCGGCGCCGCCGCGGGCGGTCGTGACCGCGGCGGCCGCCTCGCTACTACGACACCTGGCCGACGTCCACGGCCCGCTCATGCTGCACCAGTCCGGCGGCTGTTGCGACGGATCGGCGCCCATGTGCTTCCCATTGGGGGAGTTCGTGATCGGCGATCGTGACGTCCTGCTCGGTGTGCTCGACTTGCGTCTCGGCGTCGGGGAAGCCGGCGCCACCGAGCCGCAGGACGACGACGCCGTGCCGCTGTGGATCTCGGGTCCGCAGTTCGACGCGTGGAAGCACACGCAACTGGTGCTCGACGTGGTGCCCGGCCGCGGCGCCGGCTTCAGCCTCGAGGCGCCCGAGGGCTTGCGGCTGCTCAGTCGCGGCAGGGTGTTCGACGCAGACGAACTGACCGCCCTCTCGACCGACACCCCGATGGTGGGCGCGGACTGGGCTCTGGGCGTTCGGCCAGGCCCGTCGCCGCTTCCACTGGTCGTGGCGGAGGCCGCCGACGCGTGTCCGGTGCCCAATCGGCAGTCGTAA
- the adhP gene encoding alcohol dehydrogenase AdhP, translating into MTETMKAAVVREFGKPLSIEDVPIPKPGRDQALVKVRSSGVCHTDLHAAKGDWPVKPTPPFIPGHEGYGEVVELGEGVTEIAVGDLVGNAWLWSACLECRYCRTGWETLCEKQINGGYSVDGSFAEYMLVDSRFAARVPEGADPIEVAPVLCAGVTVYKGLKVSNLIPGQWVTISGIGGLGHVAVQYATAMGLRVAAVDVADSKLALAAQYGAEVLVNAYEDDPVEKIQKVTGGTDAVLVTAVNPAAFGQAIGMARRGGTITFMGLPPGDFPTPIFDTVLKGLTVRGSIVGTRQDMVEALDFYARGTIHPTVHTRRLEDINDIFDELDRGAVDGRIVLDFA; encoded by the coding sequence ATGACCGAGACGATGAAGGCTGCGGTCGTTCGAGAGTTCGGCAAGCCCTTGTCCATCGAGGACGTGCCGATACCGAAGCCCGGTCGCGATCAGGCGCTGGTGAAGGTTCGCTCCAGCGGCGTATGTCACACGGATCTGCATGCCGCCAAAGGTGATTGGCCGGTCAAGCCGACCCCACCCTTCATTCCGGGCCACGAGGGCTACGGCGAGGTCGTGGAGCTGGGTGAGGGTGTCACCGAGATCGCGGTGGGCGATCTCGTCGGCAATGCCTGGCTGTGGTCCGCGTGTCTCGAGTGCCGGTACTGCCGCACCGGCTGGGAGACGCTGTGCGAGAAGCAGATCAACGGCGGCTACTCCGTCGACGGATCGTTCGCGGAGTACATGCTGGTCGATTCGCGTTTCGCGGCTCGGGTCCCCGAGGGTGCCGATCCCATCGAGGTGGCTCCCGTGTTGTGTGCCGGTGTCACCGTCTACAAGGGGCTCAAGGTCAGCAATCTGATTCCGGGCCAATGGGTGACAATCTCCGGCATCGGCGGCCTCGGTCACGTTGCGGTGCAGTATGCCACTGCCATGGGGCTGCGGGTCGCCGCGGTCGATGTCGCCGACTCCAAGCTTGCCCTCGCTGCCCAGTACGGCGCCGAGGTGCTCGTCAACGCGTACGAGGACGATCCGGTCGAGAAGATCCAGAAGGTCACCGGCGGCACCGACGCAGTACTGGTGACTGCCGTCAATCCGGCCGCGTTCGGTCAGGCGATCGGCATGGCCCGCCGCGGCGGCACCATCACGTTCATGGGGTTACCGCCCGGTGACTTCCCGACCCCGATCTTCGATACCGTTCTCAAGGGTCTGACGGTACGAGGTTCGATCGTCGGTACTCGCCAGGACATGGTCGAGGCGCTCGACTTCTACGCGCGTGGCACCATCCACCCCACCGTCCACACCCGCCGTCTCGAGGACATCAACGACATCTTCGACGAACTCGACCGGGGGGCGGTCGACGGCCGCATCGTCCTGGACTTCGCGTGA
- the adh gene encoding aldehyde dehydrogenase, translated as MSVYARPGSPDALMSFESRYDNWIGGEWVAPVKGQYFENPTPVTGKTFCEVARSTAEDIELALDAAHAAAPAWGKTSVAERAVILNKIADRMEANLEQIALAESWDNGKPIRETLNADIPLAIDHFRYFAGAIRAQEGSLSEINSDTVAYHFHEPLGVVGQIIPWNFPILMAVWKLAPALAAGNAVVLKPAEQTPASILHLIGIIGDLLPAGVLNIVNGFGTEAGKPLASSPRIRKIAFTGETTTGRLIMQYASQNLIPVTLELGGKSPNVFFSDVLAVADDYQDKALEGFTMFALNQGEVCTCPSRALIQKDIFDDFLALAAVRTKAVRQGDPLDTETMIGAQASNDQLEKILSYIEIGKNEGARVITGGERAELGGDLSGGYYVQPTIFTGDNSMRIFQEEIFGPVVSVTSFADYDDAIAIANDTLYGLGAGVWSRDGGVAYRAGRDIQAGRVWTNTYHQYPAHAAFGGYKQSGIGRENHHMMLDHYQQTKNLLVSYAPKAQGFF; from the coding sequence ATGAGCGTGTATGCCCGCCCCGGTTCACCCGACGCCCTGATGTCCTTCGAATCGCGGTACGACAACTGGATCGGCGGCGAGTGGGTCGCGCCGGTGAAGGGGCAGTACTTCGAGAACCCGACCCCGGTCACCGGAAAGACGTTCTGCGAGGTGGCACGGTCGACGGCCGAGGACATCGAACTCGCGCTCGATGCCGCCCACGCTGCCGCTCCTGCCTGGGGCAAGACGTCGGTGGCCGAGCGCGCGGTGATTCTCAACAAGATCGCCGACCGGATGGAAGCCAATCTCGAGCAGATCGCGCTCGCCGAGTCGTGGGACAACGGCAAGCCGATCCGTGAGACGCTCAACGCGGACATCCCGCTCGCGATCGATCACTTCCGCTACTTTGCCGGTGCGATCCGTGCGCAGGAGGGCTCGCTGTCGGAGATCAACTCCGACACCGTCGCATATCACTTCCACGAGCCGCTCGGTGTTGTCGGACAGATCATTCCGTGGAACTTCCCGATCCTGATGGCCGTGTGGAAACTGGCGCCGGCTCTGGCCGCCGGAAATGCGGTCGTCCTCAAGCCGGCGGAGCAGACCCCGGCATCGATCCTGCACCTGATCGGCATCATCGGCGACCTGTTGCCTGCAGGCGTGCTCAACATCGTCAACGGGTTCGGCACCGAGGCCGGCAAGCCGCTCGCGTCGAGCCCGAGGATCCGCAAGATCGCGTTCACCGGTGAGACCACCACGGGCCGGTTGATCATGCAGTACGCATCGCAGAACCTGATCCCGGTGACGCTCGAGCTCGGCGGTAAGAGCCCCAACGTCTTCTTCTCGGACGTCCTCGCCGTCGCCGACGACTACCAGGACAAGGCCCTCGAGGGCTTCACGATGTTCGCGCTCAACCAGGGCGAGGTGTGCACGTGCCCGTCGCGTGCGCTGATCCAGAAGGACATCTTCGACGACTTCCTCGCGCTCGCGGCGGTCCGCACCAAGGCCGTGCGCCAGGGGGATCCGCTCGACACCGAGACGATGATCGGCGCGCAGGCGTCGAACGACCAGCTCGAGAAGATCCTGTCGTACATCGAGATCGGCAAGAACGAGGGCGCACGCGTGATCACCGGTGGTGAGCGCGCCGAACTGGGCGGCGACCTGTCCGGCGGCTACTACGTGCAGCCGACGATCTTCACCGGCGACAACAGCATGCGGATCTTCCAGGAGGAGATCTTCGGTCCGGTCGTGTCGGTGACGTCGTTCGCCGACTACGACGACGCCATCGCGATCGCCAACGACACCCTCTACGGTCTCGGCGCCGGCGTGTGGTCGCGCGACGGTGGCGTCGCCTACCGGGCCGGACGCGACATCCAGGCCGGACGGGTGTGGACCAACACGTACCACCAGTACCCCGCGCACGCGGCGTTCGGTGGGTACAAGCAGTCCGGTATCGGCCGCGAGAACCACCACATGATGCTCGATCACTACCAGCAAACAAAGAACCTGCTCGTGAGCTACGCGCCCAAGGCTCAGGGCTTCTTCTGA
- a CDS encoding AMP-binding protein has protein sequence MQFNLADVFETVAAAVPDRVALTYEGEHLTYTELDAEANRAAQLLTRAGIAAGDHVSLFLKNSVEHVTSILGLIKIRAVPINVNYRYTPAELAYILTNSDSVAVVVELPEHQRTLAGLLDSCPLIRAVIVVGDTTEELRAAAEARSITVASFSDARELSPTSEFDSRSGDELYVLYTGGTTGYPKGVMWRHDDFFRKPLSGGNPYGEGARQDLAEIASAAKEFPELAFLIAAPLMHGAALYSLFTFFTLGARVVLMRDFDPRKVVEAIEKESLQVILIVGDGMGLPLVDEMERRKDEVDLSSLFSITSGGALWSLSVRERMLAVKPELLLRDNFGASESGNDGAFTIDESGNLRMPPSPNMILVDERLDEIPPGTGQVGYIARIGNVPLGYYKDEEKTARTFPTRADGTRISVLGDMGTVEPDGTIVFLGRGSQCINTGGEKVFAEEVEAALHAHPSISDALVVPVPDERMGQQVAAVIATYPDAGPLTLEDIQEHCRKTLAGYKVPRSVVIVDEVKRTPAGKADYRWATAVASS, from the coding sequence ATGCAGTTCAACCTGGCGGATGTCTTCGAAACCGTCGCGGCGGCGGTGCCCGACCGCGTTGCGCTCACCTACGAGGGCGAGCACCTGACGTACACCGAGCTGGACGCCGAGGCCAACAGGGCCGCCCAGCTACTCACCCGGGCCGGGATCGCTGCGGGCGACCATGTGTCGCTGTTCCTCAAGAACAGCGTCGAGCACGTCACCTCGATCCTGGGGTTGATTAAGATCCGCGCCGTGCCGATCAACGTCAACTACCGGTACACCCCGGCTGAACTCGCATACATCCTCACCAACTCGGACTCGGTCGCGGTGGTCGTCGAACTCCCCGAGCACCAGCGCACCCTCGCGGGGCTCCTCGACAGCTGCCCGCTGATCCGGGCAGTGATCGTCGTCGGAGACACCACCGAGGAACTGCGCGCCGCGGCCGAGGCACGGTCGATCACCGTGGCGTCCTTCTCGGATGCTCGCGAGCTGTCGCCGACCTCGGAGTTCGATTCTCGCAGCGGCGACGAACTGTACGTGCTCTACACCGGTGGCACCACCGGGTACCCGAAGGGCGTCATGTGGCGCCATGACGACTTCTTCCGCAAGCCGCTGTCCGGCGGCAACCCCTACGGGGAGGGTGCACGGCAGGATCTGGCCGAGATTGCCTCTGCAGCAAAGGAATTCCCCGAACTTGCCTTCCTGATCGCTGCACCCCTGATGCACGGCGCCGCCCTCTACTCACTGTTCACCTTCTTCACCCTCGGCGCCCGAGTGGTGCTCATGCGTGACTTCGACCCGCGGAAGGTCGTCGAGGCGATCGAGAAGGAGTCACTGCAGGTGATCCTCATCGTCGGCGACGGCATGGGGCTGCCACTGGTGGACGAGATGGAACGCCGCAAGGACGAGGTCGACCTGAGCTCGCTGTTCTCGATCACGTCGGGCGGAGCGCTCTGGTCCCTCAGCGTGCGAGAGCGGATGCTCGCGGTCAAACCCGAGCTGCTCCTGCGTGACAACTTCGGCGCCTCGGAATCCGGGAACGACGGCGCGTTCACGATCGACGAGTCCGGCAACCTGCGGATGCCGCCGTCTCCCAACATGATCCTGGTCGACGAACGGCTCGACGAAATCCCGCCGGGCACCGGTCAGGTGGGATACATCGCCCGCATCGGGAACGTCCCCCTCGGCTACTACAAGGACGAGGAGAAGACCGCCCGAACCTTCCCCACCCGCGCCGACGGCACCCGCATCTCGGTGCTCGGCGACATGGGCACGGTGGAGCCCGACGGGACCATCGTGTTCCTCGGGCGCGGCTCACAGTGCATCAATACCGGCGGGGAGAAGGTCTTTGCCGAGGAGGTCGAGGCAGCCCTCCACGCGCACCCCTCCATCTCCGACGCACTGGTGGTGCCGGTTCCCGACGAACGTATGGGCCAGCAGGTCGCGGCGGTGATCGCGACCTATCCCGACGCCGGGCCGCTGACACTGGAAGACATCCAGGAGCACTGCCGAAAGACGTTGGCGGGATACAAGGTCCCGCGATCAGTGGTGATCGTCGACGAGGTCAAGCGCACCCCCGCGGGAAAGGCCGATTATCGCTGGGCGACCGCGGTCGCGTCGTCGTAG
- a CDS encoding GAF domain-containing protein, with product MADQEPGSRNPWIAVRPGDDLSALAARTSSAHQLFVESAGGADAAVRSVVRDSWLRSRGSGVSPDLVDDEVAFDGVALEEYRAAHPLSAIRPVVRRLLVADAADTGLLVAISDAHGRLLWVEGDSSAKDRALRMNFVEGADWSEGRVGTNAPGTALALDHSVQIFAAEHFNRAVHEWSCSAAPIHDPSTGRIIGALDITGGPRVAVPEALSLVRATVAAAEAELRLQALMTPHPPATSVPRLEVLCTGRPALVVEGDRQELSRRHAEILLLLSEHPEGLTADHLAVLLDESELDAVTVRAEMSRLRKVFGADRLGSRPYRLLAPLDSDVGDVRSLLDRGDLESALHLYCGPVLAGSDAPGVEDVREELRTRVQATVLRGGDVRLLASWTSSIHGRQDRDAWLAYLSTLDRGSSLHAQVEAHLRLLDRRFGTGAGR from the coding sequence ATGGCAGATCAGGAACCCGGCTCCCGCAATCCGTGGATTGCGGTGCGGCCCGGCGACGACCTCTCGGCGCTTGCCGCGCGCACTTCCTCTGCGCATCAGTTGTTCGTCGAGTCGGCGGGGGGCGCCGACGCGGCCGTGCGGTCGGTGGTGCGGGATTCGTGGCTGCGTAGCCGCGGGAGCGGGGTGAGCCCGGATCTCGTCGATGACGAGGTGGCGTTCGACGGGGTAGCGCTCGAGGAGTACCGGGCCGCCCATCCGCTGTCGGCGATTCGCCCCGTGGTGCGAAGGCTGCTGGTCGCGGACGCTGCGGACACCGGGCTGCTCGTTGCGATCAGCGATGCCCACGGCCGTTTGCTGTGGGTCGAGGGCGACTCGTCTGCAAAGGACCGGGCCTTGCGGATGAACTTCGTCGAGGGCGCCGACTGGAGCGAGGGCCGGGTGGGCACCAATGCGCCGGGCACTGCTCTCGCACTGGACCACAGCGTGCAGATCTTCGCGGCGGAGCACTTCAATCGAGCCGTCCACGAATGGAGTTGCTCGGCCGCACCGATCCACGATCCGTCGACGGGGCGGATCATCGGCGCGCTCGACATCACCGGAGGACCTCGTGTCGCGGTGCCGGAGGCTCTTTCCCTTGTCCGAGCCACCGTCGCTGCCGCCGAGGCCGAACTGCGGCTACAGGCCTTGATGACACCACATCCACCGGCAACCTCGGTTCCCCGGCTAGAGGTGCTCTGTACGGGGCGCCCGGCTCTGGTCGTCGAGGGTGACCGGCAGGAGTTGTCGCGGCGACACGCCGAAATCTTGCTGCTGCTCTCGGAGCACCCCGAGGGACTCACTGCCGATCACCTCGCCGTGCTGCTCGACGAGTCGGAACTGGACGCGGTCACGGTACGTGCGGAGATGTCCCGTCTGCGAAAGGTTTTCGGTGCCGATCGCCTGGGTTCACGGCCGTACCGACTGCTCGCGCCGCTGGACTCCGACGTCGGCGACGTGCGGTCGTTGCTCGATCGCGGCGATCTCGAGTCGGCGCTGCACCTGTACTGCGGTCCGGTCCTCGCGGGCTCGGATGCGCCCGGTGTCGAGGATGTCCGGGAGGAACTGCGCACACGGGTGCAGGCGACGGTCCTACGCGGCGGGGATGTCCGCCTCCTCGCATCGTGGACCAGTTCGATTCACGGCCGCCAGGATCGCGACGCCTGGCTCGCGTACCTGTCGACGCTCGACCGTGGTTCGTCGTTGCACGCTCAGGTGGAGGCTCACCTGCGCCTTCTCGATCGCCGATTCGGAACGGGTGCGGGACGCTGA
- the mftG gene encoding mycofactocin system GMC family oxidoreductase MftG: MVQPPADLEDTADVVVVGGGSCGSVLAGRLSENPDRSVMLVESGPGHRIPAEFPPELADAGILPVGPGSGWIWPYPVELTVGRAGWIARGRVLGGSGAVNGGYFVRAGVGDFDHWPASWSYENVLPYFRAIETDADFAGPWHGDAGPIPVRREPAERWHPVSAAFAEAARDAGHHDDPDKNAPGSHGIGPVPLNIRDGVRVGPASAYLLPHLDRPNLAVRPDSTVTRVLFSEGSVTGVEVATGDTVRMIRAGAVILTAGAIATPHLLMLSGIGDAEHLTGLGIAVVADLPAVGSDFSDHPEVVLPYRYRRPVARTTRTPALQVTLNTDEIEMRPYTASFGDLIPGSGIGKPCLGVVLMKPRSRGEIRLASADPRDAPRVSYRYLESVEDRKALSSAVGHAAELMHAGPMSRLLDPEPVELSGEWLADRLGTSLHLSGSCRMGTDDRTSVVDDRCRVHGVDGLFVADTSILPAVPSRGPHATAVMVAERASTFL, translated from the coding sequence GTGGTCCAGCCACCGGCCGACCTCGAGGACACCGCAGATGTCGTGGTGGTTGGCGGCGGCTCGTGCGGTAGCGTGCTCGCCGGCCGGCTCAGTGAGAACCCGGACCGATCGGTGATGCTGGTGGAATCGGGGCCGGGACATCGCATCCCGGCGGAGTTCCCGCCGGAGCTCGCCGATGCCGGGATCCTGCCCGTCGGACCCGGTAGCGGGTGGATCTGGCCTTATCCGGTGGAACTGACTGTGGGCCGGGCCGGATGGATCGCCCGCGGGCGGGTGCTCGGGGGATCGGGCGCGGTCAACGGCGGCTACTTCGTCCGGGCCGGAGTCGGCGATTTCGACCACTGGCCGGCGTCGTGGTCGTACGAGAATGTGCTGCCGTACTTCCGGGCGATCGAGACCGATGCCGATTTCGCGGGTCCCTGGCACGGTGACGCTGGGCCGATCCCGGTCCGGCGGGAACCTGCGGAACGCTGGCATCCGGTCAGTGCGGCGTTCGCCGAGGCCGCCCGCGATGCCGGGCACCATGACGACCCCGACAAGAATGCGCCGGGATCGCATGGAATTGGCCCGGTGCCCTTGAACATTCGAGACGGGGTCCGGGTCGGGCCGGCGTCGGCGTACCTGCTGCCGCATCTGGATCGGCCCAACCTGGCGGTCCGTCCGGACAGCACCGTCACCCGGGTGCTGTTCTCCGAGGGGTCGGTCACGGGAGTCGAGGTGGCCACCGGCGACACGGTGCGGATGATCCGGGCAGGCGCTGTGATCCTGACTGCGGGTGCTATCGCCACTCCGCACCTGCTGATGCTCTCCGGGATCGGCGACGCCGAGCATCTGACGGGGCTCGGCATTGCCGTGGTCGCGGACCTGCCTGCCGTGGGCTCGGACTTCAGCGATCACCCCGAGGTGGTGCTGCCGTATCGCTACAGACGACCGGTCGCCCGCACCACCCGCACGCCCGCGCTGCAGGTGACTCTCAACACCGATGAGATCGAAATGCGTCCGTATACAGCATCTTTCGGTGATCTGATACCGGGATCCGGCATCGGTAAGCCGTGTCTCGGAGTGGTGCTGATGAAGCCGCGCAGCCGAGGCGAGATCCGCCTCGCGTCGGCCGATCCGCGCGATGCGCCCCGGGTGTCGTACCGCTACCTCGAGTCGGTCGAGGACAGGAAGGCGCTCAGCTCCGCAGTGGGCCATGCGGCCGAGCTGATGCACGCCGGACCGATGAGCCGGCTGCTCGACCCGGAGCCGGTCGAGCTTTCCGGCGAGTGGCTGGCCGATCGCCTGGGCACGTCGCTGCACCTGTCGGGTAGCTGCCGTATGGGAACAGACGACAGGACATCGGTGGTCGACGACCGCTGCCGTGTGCACGGGGTCGACGGTCTGTTCGTTGCCGACACCTCGATCCTGCCGGCGGTACCCAGCCGCGGACCGCACGCCACCGCTGTGATGGTCGCAGAGCGTGCCAGCACCTTTCTGTGA
- the mftF gene encoding mycofactocin biosynthesis glycosyltransferase MftF (Members of this protein family, MftF, are glycosyltransferases, members of PF00535 (glycosyl transferase family 2). The encoding gene is found as part of the mycofactocin cassette, in Mycobacterium tuberculosis, many other Actinobacteria, and occasional members of other lineages. Mycofactocin itself, a putative redox carrier, is a heavily modified derivative of the C-terminal Val-Tyr dipeptide of the mycofactocin precursor MftA (TIGR03969).), translating to MHHARLPDGFGIRIDPRVRAYSGGRVLIGGSPMRMLKLAPSAVEMIGDGYLEVVDAQTAVVARRLLDSGVANPRPMSTPSPHEVTVVVPLRDNVEGIARLVPALRGLEVIVVDDGSSTPLELPDLFDAAAHVTLLRHENPRGPAAARNTGLRSAQTPFVAFLDSDVVPRTGWLERMLGHFSDPAVALVAPRIVALEPEGSMLARYEHARSSLDLGRKEAAVRSGSPVSYVPSAAMLVRREVLVEAGGFDESMHVAEDVDLCWRLQESGWRLRYEPVAHVAHDHRVSFGRWFTRRRFYGTGAAPLAARHEGMVPPIAMSKWTLFALLAAATCTRIGLLGGVAALGVTVLRLRRIFVELDQPTRIAAILATRGFVGGAWQLASAVCRHYWPITLLAVLASRRIRRLTLVIGVAEGIADWSTHREAGGLGPVRHTVFKRLDDLAYGAGLWQGAIRARDLRALEPRIGN from the coding sequence ATGCACCACGCTCGACTGCCCGACGGGTTCGGTATCCGAATCGATCCCCGGGTACGCGCATACTCGGGGGGCCGGGTCCTCATCGGCGGTTCACCCATGCGCATGCTCAAGCTCGCGCCCAGCGCCGTGGAGATGATCGGCGACGGATACCTCGAGGTCGTGGACGCCCAGACTGCGGTGGTGGCGCGCCGCTTACTCGACTCGGGAGTCGCGAATCCGCGCCCGATGAGCACGCCTTCGCCGCACGAGGTCACGGTCGTCGTGCCGCTGCGCGACAATGTGGAGGGCATCGCTCGTCTCGTCCCGGCTTTGCGCGGGCTCGAGGTCATCGTTGTCGACGACGGTTCGTCCACCCCGCTCGAGTTGCCGGACCTGTTCGACGCCGCGGCACACGTGACGCTGTTGCGGCATGAGAACCCTCGAGGTCCTGCCGCAGCACGGAACACCGGATTACGTTCGGCGCAAACACCTTTCGTCGCCTTCCTGGACTCGGACGTGGTGCCGCGAACCGGCTGGCTGGAACGGATGCTCGGGCACTTCAGTGATCCCGCGGTAGCGCTCGTCGCGCCTAGGATCGTTGCGCTCGAGCCGGAGGGGTCGATGCTGGCCCGCTATGAGCACGCGCGGTCGTCGCTGGACCTGGGGCGCAAGGAGGCTGCGGTCCGTTCCGGCAGCCCCGTCTCGTATGTGCCGAGCGCGGCGATGCTGGTGCGCCGCGAAGTGCTCGTAGAAGCCGGTGGATTCGACGAGTCCATGCATGTCGCGGAGGACGTCGACCTGTGCTGGCGCCTGCAGGAGTCCGGGTGGCGCCTGCGGTACGAACCGGTCGCGCACGTTGCGCACGATCACCGGGTCTCGTTCGGCCGCTGGTTCACCCGCAGGCGGTTCTACGGCACCGGCGCGGCGCCGCTCGCGGCCCGGCACGAGGGAATGGTGCCGCCGATCGCGATGTCGAAGTGGACGCTGTTCGCGCTGCTCGCCGCCGCCACGTGCACGCGGATCGGTCTGCTCGGCGGCGTCGCGGCGCTCGGGGTGACGGTGCTGCGGCTGCGGCGGATCTTCGTCGAGCTGGATCAGCCGACCCGCATCGCGGCGATCCTCGCGACCCGCGGCTTCGTCGGCGGCGCGTGGCAGTTGGCGTCGGCGGTGTGCCGCCATTACTGGCCGATCACCCTGTTGGCCGTCCTGGCCTCCCGCCGGATCCGGCGGCTGACATTGGTGATCGGGGTTGCCGAGGGCATCGCCGACTGGTCGACGCACCGTGAGGCAGGCGGGCTGGGCCCGGTGCGGCACACGGTGTTCAAGCGCCTCGACGATCTTGCGTACGGTGCGGGACTGTGGCAGGGCGCGATCCGGGCCCGCGATCTTCGCGCGCTCGAGCCTCGTATCGGCAACTGA